The following coding sequences are from one uncultured Desulfobacter sp. window:
- a CDS encoding ABC-F family ATP-binding cassette domain-containing protein, translated as MTVLVSIKELCKAYGDDTLFTGLTVDVKPGEKLGLIGMNGSGKSTLLKIICGLSAPDEGEVGVQPGLSLVYLAQEDKFDTALSIEQVLFNSLSDLDLQEKERHRRVNRALGLGGFTDAAKKTKELSGGWRKRLAITRAFCREPDLLLLDEPTNHLDIAGILWLEQMLVTARFSFVAVSHDRTFLENVCSHTMEIARYYQGGVFKIQGNYRKFEQERDKYLEAQAKKQSSLASKMRREDQWLRQGAKARTTKAKYRIDQAEELRKELSQVKARNKQTAKMDIDFSGTGRQTRKLLRVHNLTKGFQGKTLFSNITFELGPGFCLGIVGDNGSGKSTFLSLIEQSTAPDQGTVKWAENLKTAVYHQERTHLDPEMTLRDALNPAGGDSVNYKGRPIHVVSWAKRFLFMPDQLDMPVGRLSGGEKARIVLAEIMRQPCDLLLLDEPTNDLDILSLEVLETSIKEFEGAVIIVSHDRYLMDRVCHRMLYLDNTETPKFYKDFAQILKARNDRKKTEQPVAEKNKKQTAKPAPAKKKLFSFKDKYELENIEEKILEAEQQVEDFSEQVQHPDVIQDPALLADTCKKLEQAQSLVQDLYSRWEELEEKKAAADKTD; from the coding sequence ATGACGGTTTTAGTATCCATAAAAGAACTTTGCAAAGCATATGGCGATGATACATTATTCACCGGTTTGACTGTCGATGTAAAACCAGGGGAAAAGCTGGGTTTAATCGGGATGAACGGATCAGGCAAATCCACCCTGTTAAAAATTATCTGCGGGTTAAGCGCCCCGGATGAAGGAGAGGTGGGTGTCCAGCCAGGACTGTCTTTGGTCTATCTTGCCCAGGAAGATAAGTTTGACACGGCCCTGTCCATTGAGCAGGTCTTATTCAACAGTCTATCCGATTTGGATCTTCAGGAAAAAGAACGCCACCGCAGGGTAAACCGGGCCCTGGGACTGGGCGGTTTTACCGATGCCGCCAAAAAGACAAAAGAGCTGTCAGGCGGATGGCGCAAGCGCCTGGCCATCACCCGGGCCTTTTGCCGGGAACCGGACCTGCTGTTACTGGACGAGCCCACCAACCATCTTGATATTGCCGGCATTTTATGGCTGGAACAGATGCTTGTGACAGCCCGGTTTTCTTTTGTGGCCGTCTCCCATGACCGGACATTTCTTGAAAACGTATGTTCCCACACCATGGAGATTGCCCGGTACTACCAGGGCGGGGTGTTTAAAATCCAGGGCAATTATCGAAAATTTGAGCAGGAGCGGGACAAATACCTGGAGGCCCAGGCCAAAAAACAGTCCTCCCTGGCATCAAAGATGCGCCGGGAAGACCAATGGCTGCGCCAGGGGGCCAAGGCCAGAACCACCAAGGCAAAATACAGGATTGACCAGGCCGAAGAGCTGCGCAAGGAACTGTCCCAAGTCAAAGCCCGGAATAAGCAGACGGCCAAAATGGATATCGATTTTTCAGGCACAGGCCGCCAGACCAGAAAACTGCTCAGGGTGCATAACCTGACCAAAGGATTTCAAGGCAAAACACTGTTTTCCAACATTACCTTTGAACTTGGACCGGGCTTTTGCCTTGGCATTGTCGGGGACAATGGGTCAGGCAAATCCACCTTTTTGTCTCTGATCGAACAAAGCACGGCACCGGACCAGGGCACCGTGAAATGGGCGGAAAACCTTAAAACAGCCGTCTACCACCAGGAACGGACCCACCTGGACCCGGAAATGACCCTGCGGGATGCATTAAATCCGGCCGGCGGAGATTCCGTAAACTATAAGGGACGCCCCATCCATGTGGTCTCCTGGGCCAAACGGTTCCTTTTCATGCCGGACCAGCTGGACATGCCGGTGGGAAGGCTTTCCGGCGGGGAGAAGGCAAGAATCGTTCTGGCTGAAATCATGCGTCAGCCCTGTGACCTGCTGCTTTTGGACGAACCCACCAATGACCTTGATATCCTATCCCTGGAAGTATTGGAAACCTCCATCAAAGAGTTTGAAGGGGCCGTGATCATTGTCTCCCATGACCGGTATCTCATGGACCGGGTCTGCCATCGCATGCTCTACCTGGATAACACGGAGACCCCAAAGTTTTATAAAGATTTTGCCCAGATTTTAAAGGCCCGGAACGACCGGAAAAAGACTGAACAACCTGTGGCGGAGAAAAATAAAAAACAAACCGCCAAACCAGCCCCGGCAAAAAAGAAGTTGTTCTCGTTTAAAGACAAATACGAACTGGAGAATATAGAAGAAAAAATTCTGGAGGCCGAACAACAGGTTGAGGATTTTTCCGAACAGGTCCAGCACCCGGATGTTATCCAGGACCCGGCCCTGCTGGCAGACACCTGCAAAAAACTTGAGCAGGCCCAATCTTTAGTCCAGGATCTTTATTCCCGCTGGGAAGAACTAGAAGAAAAAAAAGCAGCTGCGGATAAAACTGATTAG